A window from Cloacibacillus sp. encodes these proteins:
- the cas2 gene encoding CRISPR-associated endonuclease Cas2 — protein MLVVVSYDVNVTSEGGAKRLRKIAKLCENHGQRVQFSVFECLVDPVQWSELKFQLEKTIDNQKDSLRYYFLGANWQKRVEHVGAKEPYDPQGLLLL, from the coding sequence ATGTTGGTAGTGGTCAGTTACGATGTCAATGTTACCAGTGAGGGCGGTGCGAAACGCCTTCGAAAAATAGCCAAACTTTGCGAAAATCATGGGCAGAGGGTGCAGTTTTCAGTTTTTGAATGTCTGGTTGACCCGGTGCAGTGGTCTGAGTTAAAATTTCAGCTAGAAAAGACCATTGATAATCAAAAAGACAGTTTAAGGTATTATTTTCTCGGCGCCAACTGGCAAAAAAGAGTTGAACACGTCGGAGCGAAAGAGCCATATGATCCCCAAGGACTACTTTTGCTGTGA